In the Coturnix japonica isolate 7356 chromosome 6, Coturnix japonica 2.1, whole genome shotgun sequence genome, one interval contains:
- the GPRIN2 gene encoding G protein-regulated inducer of neurite outgrowth 2 isoform X3, with protein sequence MGYLSLRAAFLSSPAISITSLRVLTFTLVASSALMTPIQRSLPFAMSADSHQLHTHSHKDPLSSACHGLLNVNSHPLSKSSSSLICAGHSSLERQSNKQELKKSHSSTVCQTLGHESDARSVPTPRWSSSQSGLMGFESVVQTMNDQSPNNNSQSRSKTTNHVLTVEQSPASWEVGDAKICVKSSTVENVSSACFKQQQSMDNMDEPRAALQRSHSDLTCSCKLQSYITHIETNATDSSLSSSSSGHGPSMVRMSFQTERYGSEINANTSHYQNLVTHLPVLPIDQKVPTNTFDSGGISHNTTVYTDPGRFHSAVLGPHMPGNGFSNRTMLSQATGIIHGGLTYSNIPNSVYSPMVMTVHNNSAAPCNVRQDSCMKVDATVPAYCHSLPIPSIQLVPRLVCSVSESGKEQASPDYFHSFSTSDILSYPKLVSSVSESGLDAKRVLKCCSVPGEQLHHTQQERASPETQAACVAFSSQQTTDIAMKTKDMWTMTSANDLNKGLKPALERRDAEVQTLPTMECKSVATSPAAAAESHSHVFPEVNLEQDLEAPKSPVREVRWDDEGMTWEVYGASVDPEVLGLAIQKHLEIQIEQFQTEPVQQTGKRNEDSLKKDPSCDKMGKKRPFRTVMHSLRYPSCCARSSTAVE encoded by the coding sequence ATCTCTCCCTTTTGCCATGTCAGCTGACAGCCACCAGCTCCACACTCATTCCCACAAGGACCCGCTAAGTTCTGCTTGTCATGGTCTCTTGAACGTCAACAGTCACCCCTTGTCGAAGAGCTCCTCGAGTCTCATTTGTGCTGGGCATTCAAGTTTGGAAAGGcaaagcaacaaacaggagcttaagaaaagccacagcagcactgtctgCCAAACCCTGGGACATGAGAGTGATGCCAGAAGTGTGCCAACTCCTAGATGGTCTTCCTCACAGTCTGGGTTGATGGGATTCGAGTCAGTGGTCCAAACCATGAACGATCAGTCACCCAATAACAATTCACAGAGCAGATCTAAGACTACAAACCATGTTCTTACCGTTGAACAGTCCCCAGCATCCTGGGAAGTGGGTGACGCTAAGATATGTGTAAAGAGCAGTACTGTTGAGAATGTTTCTTCAGCCTGctttaaacaacagcaaagcatgGATAATATGGATGAACCAAGAGCTGCCCTCCAGAGAAGCCACTCAGACCTAACCTGCAGTTGCAAACTACAGAGTTACATCACTCACATAGAAACCAATGCTACCGATTCCAGCCTTAGCTCTTCTAGCAGCGGGCATGGTCCGTCAATGGTGAGGATGTCTTTCCAAACAGAAAGATATGgatcagaaataaatgcaaatacatCTCACTATCAAAACCTTGTGACTCATCTTCCAGTGCTACCTATAGACCAAAAAGTACCCACGAATACCTTTGACAGTGGTGGTATTTCACATAATACGACTGTTTACACAGATCCTGGAAGATTTCACAGTGCTGTTCTGGGACCCCACATGCCTGGAAATGGTTTTTCCAACAGGACAATGCTCAGTCAAGCCACTGGGATTATTCATGGTGGTCTGACGTACAGCAATATTCCAAACTCTGTGTATTCGCCAATGGTGATGACAGTTCATAACAATTCTGCAGCGCCCTGTAACGTAAGGCAGGACTCTTGTATGAAAGTCGATGCGACTGTCCCTGCCTATTGCCATTCTTTGCCCATACCATCTATACAGCTTGTTCCGCGATTGGTGTGCTCAGTTAGCGAGTCGGGGAAGGAGCAAGCATCACCTGactattttcattccttctccaCTTCGGACATTCTGAGCTATCCTAAGCTTGTGTCTTCAGTAAGTGAATCAGGCCTGGATGCCAAGAGAGTCCTGAAGTGCTGTAGCGTTCCTGGAGAGCAACTACATCACACTCAGCAGGAGAGAGCTTCTCCAGAAACACAGGCTGCTTGCGTTGCTTTTAGCAGCCAGCAAACGACTGACATAGCAATGAAAACTAAAGATATGTGGACTATGACCTCTGCAAATGATTTAAACAAGGGACTGAAACCAGCTCTTGAGCGTAGAGATGCCGAAGTACAAACTCTTCCGACCATGGAATGCAAATCTGTTGCGACAAGCCCGGCGGCTGCAGCAGAAAGCCATTCACATGTGTTCCCAGAGGTGAACTTGGAGCAAGACTTGGAGGCCCCGAAGTCTCCAGTACGGGAAGTGAGGTGGGATGATGAAGGAATGACCTGGGAAGTGTATGGGGCATCTGTGGATCCAGAAGTCCTTGGTTTAGCCATTCAGAAACATCTTGAGATTCAAATAGAGCAATTCCAGACAGAGCCTGTCCAACAGACTGGGAAAAGGAATGAGGATTCTCTTAAGAAGGATCCATCTTGTGacaaaatggggaagaaaaggccATTCAGAACAGTGATGCACTCTCTGAGATATCCGAGCTGTTGTGCTCGTTCAAGTACTGCAGTGGAGTGA
- the GPRIN2 gene encoding G protein-regulated inducer of neurite outgrowth 2 isoform X4, with amino-acid sequence MHFSSPAISITSLRVLTFTLVASSALMTPIQRSLPFAMSADSHQLHTHSHKDPLSSACHGLLNVNSHPLSKSSSSLICAGHSSLERQSNKQELKKSHSSTVCQTLGHESDARSVPTPRWSSSQSGLMGFESVVQTMNDQSPNNNSQSRSKTTNHVLTVEQSPASWEVGDAKICVKSSTVENVSSACFKQQQSMDNMDEPRAALQRSHSDLTCSCKLQSYITHIETNATDSSLSSSSSGHGPSMVRMSFQTERYGSEINANTSHYQNLVTHLPVLPIDQKVPTNTFDSGGISHNTTVYTDPGRFHSAVLGPHMPGNGFSNRTMLSQATGIIHGGLTYSNIPNSVYSPMVMTVHNNSAAPCNVRQDSCMKVDATVPAYCHSLPIPSIQLVPRLVCSVSESGKEQASPDYFHSFSTSDILSYPKLVSSVSESGLDAKRVLKCCSVPGEQLHHTQQERASPETQAACVAFSSQQTTDIAMKTKDMWTMTSANDLNKGLKPALERRDAEVQTLPTMECKSVATSPAAAAESHSHVFPEVNLEQDLEAPKSPVREVRWDDEGMTWEVYGASVDPEVLGLAIQKHLEIQIEQFQTEPVQQTGKRNEDSLKKDPSCDKMGKKRPFRTVMHSLRYPSCCARSSTAVE; translated from the coding sequence ATCTCTCCCTTTTGCCATGTCAGCTGACAGCCACCAGCTCCACACTCATTCCCACAAGGACCCGCTAAGTTCTGCTTGTCATGGTCTCTTGAACGTCAACAGTCACCCCTTGTCGAAGAGCTCCTCGAGTCTCATTTGTGCTGGGCATTCAAGTTTGGAAAGGcaaagcaacaaacaggagcttaagaaaagccacagcagcactgtctgCCAAACCCTGGGACATGAGAGTGATGCCAGAAGTGTGCCAACTCCTAGATGGTCTTCCTCACAGTCTGGGTTGATGGGATTCGAGTCAGTGGTCCAAACCATGAACGATCAGTCACCCAATAACAATTCACAGAGCAGATCTAAGACTACAAACCATGTTCTTACCGTTGAACAGTCCCCAGCATCCTGGGAAGTGGGTGACGCTAAGATATGTGTAAAGAGCAGTACTGTTGAGAATGTTTCTTCAGCCTGctttaaacaacagcaaagcatgGATAATATGGATGAACCAAGAGCTGCCCTCCAGAGAAGCCACTCAGACCTAACCTGCAGTTGCAAACTACAGAGTTACATCACTCACATAGAAACCAATGCTACCGATTCCAGCCTTAGCTCTTCTAGCAGCGGGCATGGTCCGTCAATGGTGAGGATGTCTTTCCAAACAGAAAGATATGgatcagaaataaatgcaaatacatCTCACTATCAAAACCTTGTGACTCATCTTCCAGTGCTACCTATAGACCAAAAAGTACCCACGAATACCTTTGACAGTGGTGGTATTTCACATAATACGACTGTTTACACAGATCCTGGAAGATTTCACAGTGCTGTTCTGGGACCCCACATGCCTGGAAATGGTTTTTCCAACAGGACAATGCTCAGTCAAGCCACTGGGATTATTCATGGTGGTCTGACGTACAGCAATATTCCAAACTCTGTGTATTCGCCAATGGTGATGACAGTTCATAACAATTCTGCAGCGCCCTGTAACGTAAGGCAGGACTCTTGTATGAAAGTCGATGCGACTGTCCCTGCCTATTGCCATTCTTTGCCCATACCATCTATACAGCTTGTTCCGCGATTGGTGTGCTCAGTTAGCGAGTCGGGGAAGGAGCAAGCATCACCTGactattttcattccttctccaCTTCGGACATTCTGAGCTATCCTAAGCTTGTGTCTTCAGTAAGTGAATCAGGCCTGGATGCCAAGAGAGTCCTGAAGTGCTGTAGCGTTCCTGGAGAGCAACTACATCACACTCAGCAGGAGAGAGCTTCTCCAGAAACACAGGCTGCTTGCGTTGCTTTTAGCAGCCAGCAAACGACTGACATAGCAATGAAAACTAAAGATATGTGGACTATGACCTCTGCAAATGATTTAAACAAGGGACTGAAACCAGCTCTTGAGCGTAGAGATGCCGAAGTACAAACTCTTCCGACCATGGAATGCAAATCTGTTGCGACAAGCCCGGCGGCTGCAGCAGAAAGCCATTCACATGTGTTCCCAGAGGTGAACTTGGAGCAAGACTTGGAGGCCCCGAAGTCTCCAGTACGGGAAGTGAGGTGGGATGATGAAGGAATGACCTGGGAAGTGTATGGGGCATCTGTGGATCCAGAAGTCCTTGGTTTAGCCATTCAGAAACATCTTGAGATTCAAATAGAGCAATTCCAGACAGAGCCTGTCCAACAGACTGGGAAAAGGAATGAGGATTCTCTTAAGAAGGATCCATCTTGTGacaaaatggggaagaaaaggccATTCAGAACAGTGATGCACTCTCTGAGATATCCGAGCTGTTGTGCTCGTTCAAGTACTGCAGTGGAGTGA
- the GPRIN2 gene encoding G protein-regulated inducer of neurite outgrowth 2 isoform X6, which produces MGYLSLRAAFLRSLPFAMSADSHQLHTHSHKDPLSSACHGLLNVNSHPLSKSSSSLICAGHSSLERQSNKQELKKSHSSTVCQTLGHESDARSVPTPRWSSSQSGLMGFESVVQTMNDQSPNNNSQSRSKTTNHVLTVEQSPASWEVGDAKICVKSSTVENVSSACFKQQQSMDNMDEPRAALQRSHSDLTCSCKLQSYITHIETNATDSSLSSSSSGHGPSMVRMSFQTERYGSEINANTSHYQNLVTHLPVLPIDQKVPTNTFDSGGISHNTTVYTDPGRFHSAVLGPHMPGNGFSNRTMLSQATGIIHGGLTYSNIPNSVYSPMVMTVHNNSAAPCNVRQDSCMKVDATVPAYCHSLPIPSIQLVPRLVCSVSESGKEQASPDYFHSFSTSDILSYPKLVSSVSESGLDAKRVLKCCSVPGEQLHHTQQERASPETQAACVAFSSQQTTDIAMKTKDMWTMTSANDLNKGLKPALERRDAEVQTLPTMECKSVATSPAAAAESHSHVFPEVNLEQDLEAPKSPVREVRWDDEGMTWEVYGASVDPEVLGLAIQKHLEIQIEQFQTEPVQQTGKRNEDSLKKDPSCDKMGKKRPFRTVMHSLRYPSCCARSSTAVE; this is translated from the coding sequence ATCTCTCCCTTTTGCCATGTCAGCTGACAGCCACCAGCTCCACACTCATTCCCACAAGGACCCGCTAAGTTCTGCTTGTCATGGTCTCTTGAACGTCAACAGTCACCCCTTGTCGAAGAGCTCCTCGAGTCTCATTTGTGCTGGGCATTCAAGTTTGGAAAGGcaaagcaacaaacaggagcttaagaaaagccacagcagcactgtctgCCAAACCCTGGGACATGAGAGTGATGCCAGAAGTGTGCCAACTCCTAGATGGTCTTCCTCACAGTCTGGGTTGATGGGATTCGAGTCAGTGGTCCAAACCATGAACGATCAGTCACCCAATAACAATTCACAGAGCAGATCTAAGACTACAAACCATGTTCTTACCGTTGAACAGTCCCCAGCATCCTGGGAAGTGGGTGACGCTAAGATATGTGTAAAGAGCAGTACTGTTGAGAATGTTTCTTCAGCCTGctttaaacaacagcaaagcatgGATAATATGGATGAACCAAGAGCTGCCCTCCAGAGAAGCCACTCAGACCTAACCTGCAGTTGCAAACTACAGAGTTACATCACTCACATAGAAACCAATGCTACCGATTCCAGCCTTAGCTCTTCTAGCAGCGGGCATGGTCCGTCAATGGTGAGGATGTCTTTCCAAACAGAAAGATATGgatcagaaataaatgcaaatacatCTCACTATCAAAACCTTGTGACTCATCTTCCAGTGCTACCTATAGACCAAAAAGTACCCACGAATACCTTTGACAGTGGTGGTATTTCACATAATACGACTGTTTACACAGATCCTGGAAGATTTCACAGTGCTGTTCTGGGACCCCACATGCCTGGAAATGGTTTTTCCAACAGGACAATGCTCAGTCAAGCCACTGGGATTATTCATGGTGGTCTGACGTACAGCAATATTCCAAACTCTGTGTATTCGCCAATGGTGATGACAGTTCATAACAATTCTGCAGCGCCCTGTAACGTAAGGCAGGACTCTTGTATGAAAGTCGATGCGACTGTCCCTGCCTATTGCCATTCTTTGCCCATACCATCTATACAGCTTGTTCCGCGATTGGTGTGCTCAGTTAGCGAGTCGGGGAAGGAGCAAGCATCACCTGactattttcattccttctccaCTTCGGACATTCTGAGCTATCCTAAGCTTGTGTCTTCAGTAAGTGAATCAGGCCTGGATGCCAAGAGAGTCCTGAAGTGCTGTAGCGTTCCTGGAGAGCAACTACATCACACTCAGCAGGAGAGAGCTTCTCCAGAAACACAGGCTGCTTGCGTTGCTTTTAGCAGCCAGCAAACGACTGACATAGCAATGAAAACTAAAGATATGTGGACTATGACCTCTGCAAATGATTTAAACAAGGGACTGAAACCAGCTCTTGAGCGTAGAGATGCCGAAGTACAAACTCTTCCGACCATGGAATGCAAATCTGTTGCGACAAGCCCGGCGGCTGCAGCAGAAAGCCATTCACATGTGTTCCCAGAGGTGAACTTGGAGCAAGACTTGGAGGCCCCGAAGTCTCCAGTACGGGAAGTGAGGTGGGATGATGAAGGAATGACCTGGGAAGTGTATGGGGCATCTGTGGATCCAGAAGTCCTTGGTTTAGCCATTCAGAAACATCTTGAGATTCAAATAGAGCAATTCCAGACAGAGCCTGTCCAACAGACTGGGAAAAGGAATGAGGATTCTCTTAAGAAGGATCCATCTTGTGacaaaatggggaagaaaaggccATTCAGAACAGTGATGCACTCTCTGAGATATCCGAGCTGTTGTGCTCGTTCAAGTACTGCAGTGGAGTGA
- the GPRIN2 gene encoding G protein-regulated inducer of neurite outgrowth 2 isoform X5 — MKQHRVCSCLLPQKSRSLPFAMSADSHQLHTHSHKDPLSSACHGLLNVNSHPLSKSSSSLICAGHSSLERQSNKQELKKSHSSTVCQTLGHESDARSVPTPRWSSSQSGLMGFESVVQTMNDQSPNNNSQSRSKTTNHVLTVEQSPASWEVGDAKICVKSSTVENVSSACFKQQQSMDNMDEPRAALQRSHSDLTCSCKLQSYITHIETNATDSSLSSSSSGHGPSMVRMSFQTERYGSEINANTSHYQNLVTHLPVLPIDQKVPTNTFDSGGISHNTTVYTDPGRFHSAVLGPHMPGNGFSNRTMLSQATGIIHGGLTYSNIPNSVYSPMVMTVHNNSAAPCNVRQDSCMKVDATVPAYCHSLPIPSIQLVPRLVCSVSESGKEQASPDYFHSFSTSDILSYPKLVSSVSESGLDAKRVLKCCSVPGEQLHHTQQERASPETQAACVAFSSQQTTDIAMKTKDMWTMTSANDLNKGLKPALERRDAEVQTLPTMECKSVATSPAAAAESHSHVFPEVNLEQDLEAPKSPVREVRWDDEGMTWEVYGASVDPEVLGLAIQKHLEIQIEQFQTEPVQQTGKRNEDSLKKDPSCDKMGKKRPFRTVMHSLRYPSCCARSSTAVE; from the coding sequence ATCTCTCCCTTTTGCCATGTCAGCTGACAGCCACCAGCTCCACACTCATTCCCACAAGGACCCGCTAAGTTCTGCTTGTCATGGTCTCTTGAACGTCAACAGTCACCCCTTGTCGAAGAGCTCCTCGAGTCTCATTTGTGCTGGGCATTCAAGTTTGGAAAGGcaaagcaacaaacaggagcttaagaaaagccacagcagcactgtctgCCAAACCCTGGGACATGAGAGTGATGCCAGAAGTGTGCCAACTCCTAGATGGTCTTCCTCACAGTCTGGGTTGATGGGATTCGAGTCAGTGGTCCAAACCATGAACGATCAGTCACCCAATAACAATTCACAGAGCAGATCTAAGACTACAAACCATGTTCTTACCGTTGAACAGTCCCCAGCATCCTGGGAAGTGGGTGACGCTAAGATATGTGTAAAGAGCAGTACTGTTGAGAATGTTTCTTCAGCCTGctttaaacaacagcaaagcatgGATAATATGGATGAACCAAGAGCTGCCCTCCAGAGAAGCCACTCAGACCTAACCTGCAGTTGCAAACTACAGAGTTACATCACTCACATAGAAACCAATGCTACCGATTCCAGCCTTAGCTCTTCTAGCAGCGGGCATGGTCCGTCAATGGTGAGGATGTCTTTCCAAACAGAAAGATATGgatcagaaataaatgcaaatacatCTCACTATCAAAACCTTGTGACTCATCTTCCAGTGCTACCTATAGACCAAAAAGTACCCACGAATACCTTTGACAGTGGTGGTATTTCACATAATACGACTGTTTACACAGATCCTGGAAGATTTCACAGTGCTGTTCTGGGACCCCACATGCCTGGAAATGGTTTTTCCAACAGGACAATGCTCAGTCAAGCCACTGGGATTATTCATGGTGGTCTGACGTACAGCAATATTCCAAACTCTGTGTATTCGCCAATGGTGATGACAGTTCATAACAATTCTGCAGCGCCCTGTAACGTAAGGCAGGACTCTTGTATGAAAGTCGATGCGACTGTCCCTGCCTATTGCCATTCTTTGCCCATACCATCTATACAGCTTGTTCCGCGATTGGTGTGCTCAGTTAGCGAGTCGGGGAAGGAGCAAGCATCACCTGactattttcattccttctccaCTTCGGACATTCTGAGCTATCCTAAGCTTGTGTCTTCAGTAAGTGAATCAGGCCTGGATGCCAAGAGAGTCCTGAAGTGCTGTAGCGTTCCTGGAGAGCAACTACATCACACTCAGCAGGAGAGAGCTTCTCCAGAAACACAGGCTGCTTGCGTTGCTTTTAGCAGCCAGCAAACGACTGACATAGCAATGAAAACTAAAGATATGTGGACTATGACCTCTGCAAATGATTTAAACAAGGGACTGAAACCAGCTCTTGAGCGTAGAGATGCCGAAGTACAAACTCTTCCGACCATGGAATGCAAATCTGTTGCGACAAGCCCGGCGGCTGCAGCAGAAAGCCATTCACATGTGTTCCCAGAGGTGAACTTGGAGCAAGACTTGGAGGCCCCGAAGTCTCCAGTACGGGAAGTGAGGTGGGATGATGAAGGAATGACCTGGGAAGTGTATGGGGCATCTGTGGATCCAGAAGTCCTTGGTTTAGCCATTCAGAAACATCTTGAGATTCAAATAGAGCAATTCCAGACAGAGCCTGTCCAACAGACTGGGAAAAGGAATGAGGATTCTCTTAAGAAGGATCCATCTTGTGacaaaatggggaagaaaaggccATTCAGAACAGTGATGCACTCTCTGAGATATCCGAGCTGTTGTGCTCGTTCAAGTACTGCAGTGGAGTGA
- the GPRIN2 gene encoding G protein-regulated inducer of neurite outgrowth 2 isoform X7, protein MSADSHQLHTHSHKDPLSSACHGLLNVNSHPLSKSSSSLICAGHSSLERQSNKQELKKSHSSTVCQTLGHESDARSVPTPRWSSSQSGLMGFESVVQTMNDQSPNNNSQSRSKTTNHVLTVEQSPASWEVGDAKICVKSSTVENVSSACFKQQQSMDNMDEPRAALQRSHSDLTCSCKLQSYITHIETNATDSSLSSSSSGHGPSMVRMSFQTERYGSEINANTSHYQNLVTHLPVLPIDQKVPTNTFDSGGISHNTTVYTDPGRFHSAVLGPHMPGNGFSNRTMLSQATGIIHGGLTYSNIPNSVYSPMVMTVHNNSAAPCNVRQDSCMKVDATVPAYCHSLPIPSIQLVPRLVCSVSESGKEQASPDYFHSFSTSDILSYPKLVSSVSESGLDAKRVLKCCSVPGEQLHHTQQERASPETQAACVAFSSQQTTDIAMKTKDMWTMTSANDLNKGLKPALERRDAEVQTLPTMECKSVATSPAAAAESHSHVFPEVNLEQDLEAPKSPVREVRWDDEGMTWEVYGASVDPEVLGLAIQKHLEIQIEQFQTEPVQQTGKRNEDSLKKDPSCDKMGKKRPFRTVMHSLRYPSCCARSSTAVE, encoded by the coding sequence ATGTCAGCTGACAGCCACCAGCTCCACACTCATTCCCACAAGGACCCGCTAAGTTCTGCTTGTCATGGTCTCTTGAACGTCAACAGTCACCCCTTGTCGAAGAGCTCCTCGAGTCTCATTTGTGCTGGGCATTCAAGTTTGGAAAGGcaaagcaacaaacaggagcttaagaaaagccacagcagcactgtctgCCAAACCCTGGGACATGAGAGTGATGCCAGAAGTGTGCCAACTCCTAGATGGTCTTCCTCACAGTCTGGGTTGATGGGATTCGAGTCAGTGGTCCAAACCATGAACGATCAGTCACCCAATAACAATTCACAGAGCAGATCTAAGACTACAAACCATGTTCTTACCGTTGAACAGTCCCCAGCATCCTGGGAAGTGGGTGACGCTAAGATATGTGTAAAGAGCAGTACTGTTGAGAATGTTTCTTCAGCCTGctttaaacaacagcaaagcatgGATAATATGGATGAACCAAGAGCTGCCCTCCAGAGAAGCCACTCAGACCTAACCTGCAGTTGCAAACTACAGAGTTACATCACTCACATAGAAACCAATGCTACCGATTCCAGCCTTAGCTCTTCTAGCAGCGGGCATGGTCCGTCAATGGTGAGGATGTCTTTCCAAACAGAAAGATATGgatcagaaataaatgcaaatacatCTCACTATCAAAACCTTGTGACTCATCTTCCAGTGCTACCTATAGACCAAAAAGTACCCACGAATACCTTTGACAGTGGTGGTATTTCACATAATACGACTGTTTACACAGATCCTGGAAGATTTCACAGTGCTGTTCTGGGACCCCACATGCCTGGAAATGGTTTTTCCAACAGGACAATGCTCAGTCAAGCCACTGGGATTATTCATGGTGGTCTGACGTACAGCAATATTCCAAACTCTGTGTATTCGCCAATGGTGATGACAGTTCATAACAATTCTGCAGCGCCCTGTAACGTAAGGCAGGACTCTTGTATGAAAGTCGATGCGACTGTCCCTGCCTATTGCCATTCTTTGCCCATACCATCTATACAGCTTGTTCCGCGATTGGTGTGCTCAGTTAGCGAGTCGGGGAAGGAGCAAGCATCACCTGactattttcattccttctccaCTTCGGACATTCTGAGCTATCCTAAGCTTGTGTCTTCAGTAAGTGAATCAGGCCTGGATGCCAAGAGAGTCCTGAAGTGCTGTAGCGTTCCTGGAGAGCAACTACATCACACTCAGCAGGAGAGAGCTTCTCCAGAAACACAGGCTGCTTGCGTTGCTTTTAGCAGCCAGCAAACGACTGACATAGCAATGAAAACTAAAGATATGTGGACTATGACCTCTGCAAATGATTTAAACAAGGGACTGAAACCAGCTCTTGAGCGTAGAGATGCCGAAGTACAAACTCTTCCGACCATGGAATGCAAATCTGTTGCGACAAGCCCGGCGGCTGCAGCAGAAAGCCATTCACATGTGTTCCCAGAGGTGAACTTGGAGCAAGACTTGGAGGCCCCGAAGTCTCCAGTACGGGAAGTGAGGTGGGATGATGAAGGAATGACCTGGGAAGTGTATGGGGCATCTGTGGATCCAGAAGTCCTTGGTTTAGCCATTCAGAAACATCTTGAGATTCAAATAGAGCAATTCCAGACAGAGCCTGTCCAACAGACTGGGAAAAGGAATGAGGATTCTCTTAAGAAGGATCCATCTTGTGacaaaatggggaagaaaaggccATTCAGAACAGTGATGCACTCTCTGAGATATCCGAGCTGTTGTGCTCGTTCAAGTACTGCAGTGGAGTGA
- the LOC116653590 gene encoding translation initiation factor IF-2-like gives MAVLPRQESTAKCTQRYGTSRIARFLFLSPFSQQRSRSGRPSLPHSGPEIPQRADRGAAAAGTEGQQVPRRSPGLGRAAPRLIEAARPRSAPSSHGAHSEGVGAGGAAVGGGKGSMNNIQLDEQQKSRSEPQSRHGAAPSPRSAPTPGPQPALTVRCPRPAPRSAPPLSGHERPLSRDGRPERRLEERRNGCNVGGCEGQSAAC, from the exons ATGGCTGTTCTGCCTCGTCAGGAATCAACAGCCAAATGCACGCAGCGTTACGGAACGAGCCGGATCGCTCGTTTCCTTTTCCTCAGCCCCTTCAGTCAACAACGCAGCCGCTCAGGACGCCCGTCCCTGCCTCACAGCGGCCCCGAAATACCTCAGCGGGCGGACCGGGGGGCAGCAGCAG CAGGTACCGAGGGGCAGCAGGTACCGAGGCGCTCCCCGGGGCTGGGCCGGGCAGCTCCGCGTCTTATCGAGGCGGCCaggccccgctccgccccgtcCTCACACGGGGCGCACAGCGAGGGCGTGGGAGCCGGAGGAGCCgctgttgggggggggaagggctCAATGAACAACATACAGCTCGATGAACAACAGAAATCCCGTTCCGAACCGCAGTCCCGGCACGGCGCAGCCCCCAGTCCCCGCAGCGCACCGACCCCCGGCCCGCAGCCCGCACTCACCGTGCGCTGCCCGCGCCCCGCTCCGCGCTCAGCACCGCCGCTGTCGGGACACGAACGGCCGCTCTCGCGAGATGGGCGCCCCGAGCGCCGCCTGGAGGAGCGGAGGAACGGCTGCAACGTTGGGGGGTGCGAGGGTCAGAGCGCCGCTTGTTAA